TCTGGAAGACGGTGGCGCACGCGGCCTTGGAACGTCCGCGCTTGGGGGTCGGTCACGGCCTCGCGCAGCCAGAGGGCCACTGTGTCCGGCTGGTGGAAGGTGAAGACCTCCCGCGGGCGCGGTTCGGGGTCGTCATCGTTCCGGAACAGGACCCGGACGCCGTCGGTGACGTACGCGTAGCGCATCCGCCGCTCCGCGGACCCCGTCAACGGGGCGCCGATCTCAGGGGTTCGGGCCATCGCCGCCCGCAGATCACCGCCGCGGGGCCGCACCTCGACGGTACCCACCGGCCGGCCGTCGACGCGGAGCACGTAGTCCGGTGACGCCGCCCCGTCCGGTTGATCCGTGCCCCGTACCGCGACTCCCCGTGCCGGTAGCTCGTGCGGCGCGTCCGAATCGTTCTGTACGGTCCATCCCGCCACTGCCAACAGGTCTGCGACGCGCCAGTCCGCCTCCAATAGTTCGGCCCGTGCTCTCAGGGATGTGCGGGTGGCCGTCTCGGCCGGCGTTCGCTGGTCGAAGCTTCGCCGCAGCACAGGGACGTACTCGTCGAGCAGAGCGACCAAAGTGGTCAGGCTGGTTACCGGTTCCCTCACGGTGACCTGCCGGTGAAGTGAGCCCGCCGGGGCGTCGTCCCATTCGGCGGGCGGGACGAAGGAGAGGGCGTCACGTACTCCGGTTCGGAGCCGGAAGTACCAGACGCCCAGGTCAAAGCAGTGCTGTACGAGCCGCATGGCACGGGCCCGGTCGGCCGGTCCGGCCTCGCTGCCGGGCGCAGGCTCGCTGGAGCGGCGCAGTTCAGTCAGTGCGCGGTGCACCGGACCGGCAGCGGGCTCCGGGCCGAGCAGACGGGCGGACTCCGTGGTCAGCACCGCCGCGAACTGCTGGGCTTGGGCGAGGGCCCGGTCCGGGTGGGCGTACGCGTCGGCTTCGGCGGCCGCGCCGTATATCAGCAGGAGGGGCTCCAGCGGCAGCAGGAAGCCGAAGTTCGCGGAAGCGGCAGCCAGCTCCGCGAGAGCGTCGTCGTCGGCTTCCTGGTGCACTCGACCCACGTTCCCTTCACTCCTCGTCAGCGTCACCGGCGACCTTGGCGCGGCGTCGATCAAGCACCCAAATCTAACGCCTCGGGTCCGGGCCCCGTGCCCTTCGGGTGAGGACCGCTAGCCAACGTATGTCAGGCGTACCTGACGCTGCGGATTGCCCTTGTCCGTCTCCGCGAACTCCGTCAGGCCAATCCCCGGCTATCCGGATTGCGGCGCGCACCAGCCCCGGTGCGCCGTGGTCATCGCTTCTGGGATGACCACGGCGGCTGGAGCGCCAGCGAGGCGAGCAGAGGTCGGCCGTGACTGGTCCGTCTCGCTGGCAGCCCGACATCCTTTACGGACGACCTATCAGGAGTCGTAGCGCTTGGTTACCACCATCGTCGTCCCCACGAGCGCCGTTTCCACCGGTGTCTTGGCCCACCGAGCAATCAGCAGCGGTTCCTCGTCCACCGACTTCAGCAGGTGTGTGATCGCGTCGGCGTCCGGTGCCGCCGGAAGAACGCAGCCGACCACGGGCCTACCCGTCACGCTGGTGTCTTCTCCGTATTCTTCGTCCGGATTGTCCGCTTCCCAACGCCCGATCTCGATCTCCCACAAACCGTCGACGTCACCGGGTTCCGGCGCGTGGACCGTCAAGTAGAAGCCGTCAGAGTCGTACGGCTCCGCAAAGAGCTCGCAGCTGGGGTCATCCAGTGAAGCCCACATGCCGCCACTCCTGGAGTGTGCTGTGACCAGCACCCGGAGGTTAGTGACGGCCTTCTCCCGATCCTCCGCGGTGAGCTGAGCCTCATGGCGGTCGAGCTGCGAGCGGGTCTCGTGGCTCAACGTGTTCGTCCCATCTTGATAGTTCACGAAGGGATGGGCGAACTCCCAGTGGCGCTCGATCTCTGGTCCGTCTCCCGAAGAAGTTCCCGAGAAATCATCGAGTGCCGCATACAATTCATGCTCTTCCGCCTCTAGTTCGGAACGGATAGCCCTGCTGACCGTATCGGGCACAGCCACCAAGGTGTTCTCCAGATCAGTCAGTGCTTGATGAAGCCGTAGGCAGACGTACTCGTACCACAGACTGTGGGCGCCGCTGAGGAGATCGGCTCGGGCAGCAGCGTCGGTCAGCGCCGCAAGATGCTTGCGCGGGTAGTAGTCCACACGCCGTGCCCGGAGGTCGTGGACACTGACAGGGACGGTAGCGAAGGCGGAGATCCGATTGAGAGCGTCGACGATCGGAGCGGCAAGGCAAGCATCGCCAAGACTCGTCACAGTCTTGGATGTGACGCCGTCCAGCCCCTGGTAGGTCGCCAGGATCTGAGTCTTCCCACGGTTGGCATGCTGGGAGTAGATGGTCAAGGGAACGCCTTTCGCCTGCCTGGCAGACGCCAGCCGAGACAGGATGGGTGCGTAGAAGCTTGGAGGGAGGTGGTGGCGAAGGCGCTTTCCGACGCTCCGTACCTCAAGATGACCGGTGGTGGCCCAGGTGCTGTCCCAGGCTCCATGCCTACCTGCAGGCTAGACAGGTGCCCTGTGCACCGCAAGCGGATTGCCCCCAACGGGGCTCCGTTCTAGGCGGGTTCTCCCCAATGCCCAGCCGTCGGCGTCGGATTCTCCCCCCGGGCTAGGTTCCGTCTGCCAGGCTCGGACACGTGACGTACGTAGTGACCGTAGACATCTGCATCTCGGAGGGAACTCCGGAGATGGACTTGCTGCAGCGTGCCGGAGCCGTCGCGCTGATCGAGCGTGGCTTCGCCTCGGTCGACGGCATCGACGGGCCGGACGGCATGGAGGTCGACCTCCTCGACGCGATCGTGGGCGTGTATCCGGGCGGGGCGCTGCTCAAGGTGTTCGTCGACGCCGAGGCGCTCGAATTCGCGGAGGACGCCGTCCGGGACGTCGTGAGCGAGGTGCTTCGACGCTCCGAGCTGCTCGCGGATTGGAAGGTCGAGCGGTGCGAAGTCGAACTGCACCCGGAGCTCGCCCAGGAGAGCCTTGCCGCCGCCGACGGCCCGGACGGCCCGCCGGACGACCCCGCGGCCCGCAAAGCACGTCATGCCGAGCCGCCCGTAGCAGCCGAAGGAGGCGAGCACGACGCGCAAGCGAAGGCCGCGGAAGTGCGCGCCTGGATGCTCGTGCTGGCGGACGAGCTGCGTTCCTTTCCACCAGTGATGTTCGGTGTGCAGGACGACCCCGGGGGGGAGGACGGCGACGACTACGGCTTCGCAGTCGCGCCCGAGGACGCCATGCTGGCTGCCGGCGCACTGATCTACGCCACCGATGTCTTGATCGACGAGTTGTTCGAGGACGTGCACACCCTGGAGCAGGAGGGCACCAACGTCGGCGAGTGCGACGGCCCGCTGTGGCACCTGGAGGACCTGCCGGAGAGGTACGTCCTCCGGTACGACACCCGCTTCGCCCGCCGCTTCCTGGTGACCGTGATCGCCATGACCACCCGCTTCACCAACGGAATTTTCGACCAGCTGAGTTGCGTCGCCGAGGAACTTGCCCTGAGGCTGCTCTTGAGCCAGACGACCGTCACCCTGGAGTTGTTCGGGTTGCTCGACGACGGCGTCTCGAACGCTCTAGAAGTGTTCGCCGACAACGTCTACGAGGACATGGACCACGAGTGGCTGTACGACGGTTCGATGGACGGGATCGATGAGGGCGCCGTGGGCTCGGCCCTCGGCATTGCACCCATGGCGTTCGGCGCCTGGTTCACACCGTTCAACCCCGGTAGGCACGTGCACCCATCGGCTACAGACGAACCGGACACGGCCGCAGTGTGATCCGCCCCGTTCCCTGATGCGACAGAAGCACGGCGGACGCGGGGGTGTTGTTCGGACCGATCGAAGTGGCCCCACCAGGTCACGTCACTTGGCCATGCCCTGGCCCCCCAGACGTAGGGCCCGGGGATGGTCACGGGTCGCCAGTGCCGCAGTCACCCTGCCAACGGCGTCGTCCACGCCTTCGTGCTCCCAGATGCGCAGCGGCAGCCAGCCCAGGTGTACGAGGTGGGCGTCGGTCTCCTCGTCGCGGCGGACATTGCCTTCGAGTTTTTGGCGCCACCATTCGGAGTTGTGCTTCGGAGCGTGCAGATGCTGCTGGCACGCGTGCCAGAAGCATCCTTGGACGAAGACTGCGGTTCGCCATCTGGTGAAGGTGACGTCAGCGCGGCGGCGCGGCATCCCGGGGATGGGCATGTTCACGCGGTAGCGGAAGCCCAAGGAATGAAGAGCACGTCGCAAGGCGAGTTCTGGAGCAGTGTCTCGGTTGCGTTGGGCCACCATCACCCTCCTGGCATTCGCGTCCCGCGGACTCGGCACGCCTCTGCGGCTGTCTTTGGTCTCCACTCCCGGACAACTAGTGGCTGCCGATTCGGTAACCGCCCCGCGGTCCGGCACGGTCTGCCCCGGCTGGATCTGTTCGACCGTCGCCACAGCATTCAGTGACGTGCCCATGAGGAGCAATTCGCGCCGACCTAGCCGGATCTGACCAAACGGTGGCCTGGTGTCCTCGTGGTTCGACACTATGCGGTGGGGGCGTGATCGGCTGGACACGCAGGGAAGTTGAGGGGGAACACGATGATCGAAGTTCTGCCGGTGACTGGAGAACAGCCGGACATGCTCGGCGCGGCCATCGCCCTGGGCAACAGGTACACCAAGAGGCTGGGGCTGCTCACGCCGCCCGCGTACCGGAAGTACGCCGACGATGGTGGGTTGCTGGTCGCGTTAGCAGGTGGCGAGCTCGTCGGCTACGCGCTCTTCGGGCTGCCCAAGCGCAGCCAGCACGTTCGTCTCGTGCACCTGTGTGTGGCGGAGGAGCGTCGGGGCAAGGGGATCGCGAGCCGCTTGATCGCAGAGCTCCGCCGTCGCCAAGGACATCGGCTCGGCATTCGGGCCAGGTGCCGGCGGGACTATGGGCTCAGTGCCACGTGGAGCGGTCTCGGCTTCGTTCCGAAGGGTGAGGGCCTGGGACGAGGGGGTGACAAGGAGACCCTCGATACCTGGTGGCTGGACCACGGCCACGAGGATTTGTTCGCCGAAGCGCAGAGCGACGCCCTGCTGGTCGTGACCGTCGACCACACCGTCTTCTCCGGACTTCGAGGCGCGGGCGCTGAGAACGCGGTCGAGGAGTCGCGGGCTCTTGAGGCCGGGTGGCTCGCAGACCTGGTCGAACTCGCCTACACGCCACAGCTCCTCCTCCACGTGCAGGCGGTCGAGGATCGGGAGCAGCGGAACCATCAGCGCGCCGGCCTGTCTAGGCTTCGTGTCCTGACGCCCGACGCCGCCGCAGTGGTCGCCCGCCAGCAGGAGCTGATCACGGCCGTGGGCAAGGAGCTGCCCGGTGTCGCGCTCGATGGCGACCTGCGCGCTCGCCTCCGGTACGTGGCCGAGACCTCCTGTGCCGGCCTGCAAGTGCTGGTGACTCGAGAGCCCGAGTTTGTGCGATTGGCCGACATCGCCTGGGCCGTTGCACGCGTCAAGGTGGTCTCTCCGGCAGCGGTGACGCTTCAGGTGGACGAACTCCGCCAAGCCCAGGTGTACCGACCGGCCGATCTCATGGGCACGGCCTTCTCCGCTACGGAAGTCGAGCACGGTGGTGAAGACGGGCTCGTCGCCTTCTTCGAGCGGGATGGCGACGGAGGGGTAGCGTTCGCGGAGCACCTGAAGGGTCTTTCCCAAGGTGGGGTGCTGTGGCGCAGGGAACTGCTCCGGGACGGCGAAGGACACCCTGTAGCCCTATACGTCTGGGCGTTGGACGGCCCTACCCTGACCGTTCCGATCCTTCGGACCGCGTCGCACTCGCTTGAGGAGACCATCGCCCGACAGTTGCTCTTCATGTTGAAGAGGATCGGCCGGGAGAGGGAGGCCCAAGTCGTACGGATCACCGATCCGTCCCTCTCCCGCGCGGCCATGGCTGCGGCGGGTGGCGACGGCTTCGTCGAGGACGAGAACGGCTTCACCGCGCTCCTCGTCGATGTGTGCGGGCCGGCGGAGGAAGTCTCAACGGCTGCGGGGCAGATCGCGGCTCGACTCGGTAGCGTGACGCCTCGTCTGGACGCCCACGTGTCACCGGAGATCGCGAGCGTCGCCGAGAGGGTCTGGTGGCCGGCGAAGCTCGTCGACACGGCTCTGCCGTCCTTCATCGCTCCCGTCAAGCCGCGCTGGTCCACGGAGCTCTTCAACGTCCCGGCGATGCTCGTGCCGCGCGACGACGTGCTCGGCATCAGCCGTGAGCACGTCTACTACAGGTCCCCGGGTCATCGCGGAGAGAGCGTTCCCGCCCGGATCCTCTGGTACGTCAGCGAGGGGATCGCCGGGCAACAGGGCAAGATGGTGATCGGTTGCTCGCGGCTCGACGAGGTGGTCATCGGCGATCCGGACGTCCTCTTCTCGCAATTCGAACACCTGGGCGTATATGGTCGTGCCGAAGTGCGTGGGACGGCCGGTGATTCGGGCAGGGTCATGGCGCTCCGGTTCTCGGACACGGAGCTGTTTCCCGTACAGGTGACGCATTCGCGATTGGCCGCGCTGGCGAAAGGGCTGGGGCTACGGTTGTCGCTGATGTCGCTGTCGAGGATCAGCGACGCGCTGTTCCAGGCCGTCTACGAAGAGGGGCACCGAAAGACGTGAGCGATCCGGAGCGCGCGATGCTGCTGTCCGTCCACCCGCGGTTCGCGACGGCGATCCTGGCCGGAACGAAGACGGTGGAAGTGCGCCGTCAGCGCGTTGCCGCTCCTCCCGGGACGCCCGTACTCCTGTACGCGACCGCGCCGACCATGGCCATCGTGGGCATGGCGAGGATCGTCTCGGTGCAGGTGGCCAGCCCGCGTGAGGTCTGGATCGCCAGCCGTACGAGCGCTGGCATCAGCCGTCGAGAGTACGACGACTACATGAGCGGTGCGACCCGGGCCAGTGGCCTCTCGCTGGAGGAGCCGGTTGCCTTCGAGGTGCCGGTTCCTCTGGCGGCTCTCAGGGCCTCCGGATCGTTCCACCCACCGCAGAGCTACAGATACTTGACCGGCGAGGACCTACAGAAGCTGGCTGCGGCGACCCCTTCCAGGAGTGAAGCCCTACAAGAGGCCCTTGGCGAGCTGGTGCCTGCGTAGGTCGCTGTGTAGCGGCGACGTCACTGCACTGGGTGGCTGCCGCTGGAATGGCAGGAGCCTGTCACTGTGTTTTTGGGTCTGCTGGCGTCGCCCATGCCGAGGCCGAACGCACGGTCTGGCGGGATGGGGTCCGGAGTATCCGCCCAGGCCTGTATCGCCTGCCGGAGCCGAAGGCAGGCGACGTTGATGGACGCGTTGCCCGACTCCGGGAGGGGTGGGTAGTGTGTGTGCGATTAACCGTCTTGGTCTGCCGTGATGCGAGGAAACCCTTGCCCCGTTCCGTCGTTGTGAGGGATGCCGGGAGCGGGCATGCCTGACACCGATCTTCTGCGTGCCAGCCGGGACGGTGATCAGTTCCATTACCACTGGGCTGCTCGTCAGGCACTGAAACTGCTGCATCCCGACGCCGATCTGACCGCGATCGCTGTCGAAGGTGTGTCGCCTGACGACACACGCGGCGAGGCCGGCGAGGACGTAATCGACATCGCCGAGTACTACGGTGCGACCGGCCTTCACGAGGCCAAGCGTGTGGTGTACCGGCAGTTGAAGCACTCGACTGTCCGGGCCACGGAGGAATGGTCTGTCTCGGGTCTCTCGAAGACCGTCAAGGGGTTCGCGGAGAAGTTCAGGCAAATCTGCCAGGAGTCGCCGGGGCTTGAAGAGAAGGTGACCTTCGAGTTCCTTTCCAATCGGCCGGTCCGTGAGTCGGTGCTTCGAGCGATAGAAATCTTGGCAGTCGGCGGAGAGGCCGGTGATTACGCGCACGATGTCAGGTACCTGAGGCAGTACGCGAACTTTCCTGGTGACGCAGCCGGTGAGGCCGCGTTTTTCAGCTGCCTGGAGGTAGACGCCACGGCTCCGGGCCTGTTGCGGCTTGAAGGGCTTTTCCGGCTGGACTTGACTGGGCTGCTTCCGGGTGCTCCCGATGTGCAACCCCTTCTGCTGAAAGAGATGATCACCAGAAGGGCGACCTCGCTTGAAGCGAACCACGTCGTCGAACGCTCCACCGTGCTTGCCGCTCTCGGAGTCCCACCGGAGCACGTGCTTCCTGCTCCCAACCTCATCGACGAGCCTGGGCACGTCATCGTAACTGAGCAGATGCGCACGATCGCCAGCGAAATCGTGGGACTCGCCGGGCGGCCCGTCGTTGTTCACGCGGCGGGTGGTGTAGGCAAATCGGTGCTCACGACACAGATCGAACGGAACCTGCCTTCCGGCTCTGTCGCTCTCGTCTACGACTGCTTTGGAAACGGTGGCTACCGGCGTTCCAGTTCGCCGCGCCATCAACATCGTCAAGGCCTGGTGCAGTTGGCGAACGAACTTGCTGCACATGCCCTTTGCGACCCACTGATCCCGATCGGCACAGCTCAGCCGACCGACTATGCGAAGGCGTTCATGGCCAGGGTCCGGGGCGCTGCGGCGGCTGTCACAGCCTCCGCTCCAGGGGCGCTCCTGGTTCTTGTCGTGGACGCGGCCGACAATGCGGCGCTCATCGCGAAAGACGGCGGGGAGCGGACCTTCGTCACGGGTGTGCTGCGGGAGGACCTGCCGGGAAATGTGCGGCTCGTGATGCTGTGCCGCACCGAACGCATCCAACTGCTGGAACCGCCGCCCAGCGTCCACAGAATCGAGCTTGAAGGGTTCAGCGTCGCCGAGTCCAGGCAGCACCTAGAGTCGGTGTTCGGTTCGGTCACGGAGGCGCAGGCGGCCGAATTCCATCGGCGCACCGGCGGCAACCCCCGGATTCAGGCCCTCGTTCTGGGCGCGGCCTCGGACCTTGAATCCTGTCTGGTCTCTCTCGGTGAGGCGAGGCATCCCGAAGGCTCCCTGTTCGACGAACTCCTCCAGGGCCTGGTGGACCAGTGCAAGGACGCCAACCACCTCGGTGCGGAGATCGACCGTCTGTGCGAGGCCCTGGCCGCACTCAGACCCAGGATGCCCATCAAAGTCCTGACCGAACTATGCGGAGTGTCGGCCGCCCTCGTGCACAGCTTTGCGGCCGACCTCGGACACCCGCTGCTCGTCGATGGTGACACCCTGCAATTCCGTGACGAACCGACCGAGACCTGGTTCCGGACGAAGTACCGTCCAACCGGTGAGTCCCTGATCAACTTCATCAACCGACTGACCCCGCTCGCCGCCGCCGAACCGTACGTGGCTGCCAGCTTGCCTCAACTGCTCTGGGAGGCTGGTCAGGTCGACACCCTTGTTGAACTGGCAATGACCGACGGTGCCCTCCCCGAGGGCAACGACCTGGAACAACGGGAGATCGCCCAGCAGCGGGCCCAGTTCGCTCTCAAAGCCACGCTGCGCGTGGGAAAGGAATGGGAAGCCACCCGGCTGGCCGTCAAGGCTGGCAGTTTGGCCGCCGGTCACTCTCGCCGACTTCACCTGCTGCGGTCCAACACCGATCTGGCGGGCCAGTTCCTGGACGCCATCACAATCGAGGACGTTGTCGCGAACCGCAGTCTTGCGGGTGGCTGGCCTGGCTCCAATCTTCACTGCGAGGGTGCTCTTCTCTCCTTTGCTGCAGGCCAGACCGACTTCGCCCGCAGTCGGCTGCGCAGTGCGTCGGAGTGGCTCAGGGCGTGGGTTCAGCAGCCTGACGAGAACCCGAACCGGCACAGCGTCACCGCCACGGATATCGCCGAAGTCGCTTTCGGATTCCTCAACACCGACGGCGTGGAGGCATGCGTCAGCCACCTTGCTCGGTGGCGCCCCAAGTGGGTTGGCTTCGAGGCCGGCGTGATCATTGCCACCCGGCTTGCCGACTCGGGCCGTACCGAAGAACTTGAGAGTCTCGGCCACGCGGCGGTGTCCTTGAAGTACCTCCAACTCGCGGTAGCCTATGCCGCCTGGCAGGCCAACTTCGTCTGCCAGGAACCCCTTGCGCGGCGCTTGGTGAGAATGCTGAAGCGCCAGCGTAGGCCGATCTCTGTTCGCCAGAATTCGGGATTCTCGGAAGAGAACAAGGAGCTTCCGGCGGTCGGTTGGATCATCGCGATGGGCCTGCGCCACGGACTGCTCCCGAACAGTGAAGCCGAACGGATCCTGTGTCTGAACCTCCCCGGCGACTTGGGCAGGGGTGCCGGAAGCCGCTGGAGCCGGGGCACCGACACGATCGCGCTGCTGTGCGGCTTCGCGTTGCTGTCGAAGATCCGGAGACAGTCCTTCGACGTGGACGAGTTTGTCGGCGAAGACGTCCGAGAAGCGCGAAAGAAGCCTCACACGTACTCAACTACCGTGAAGGATCACGAGCAGAGCGTCGCGCCCCTCGGTGTCTGGGCGAGCCTGTGGATCGACTGTCTCGTCGGGACCGCCAGCGTCACGGACAGTCCCTTCCGGGAACTCGTGCCTCCCACCCCGTCCCACCGGGGGCATGAGGAGCTACCTCACTTCTTGCACAGGGGCATTGCCCGGCTCGGTGTCCGGATTCTCGCCTTCGGCTCCTCCGCGGCGTCGCGCCAGAACCTGCTCGACTGGTACCGGGGTGCGCAGCGGCACCTTCCGGACGATGTCCTCATCGACGTAATCCGAGCAGCTGCTCCTGTCGACGAGCTGCAGCATGTCGCCGTCGAACTCGCCGAATCCGTGGCCGCGTCGCTCGACGTGGTTCAGGAGAGTGCTGAGTACAAGGCGGAGCAGATGGTGAAACTCGCTCGAGCCGTCCAGCGATTCGACAGAAGCGAAGCTCACGCCTACTTCACCCAGGCAATCGACCTGACCGACCGTGTGGGTGACGATGTACACGCGTTGTGGCGAGCCTTCCTTGCTGTCGCCCGTCGAGCATCCGACGGCAACCATGGTGATGACCGCCGGGCGTATCGCGTCGCACAACTCGCCGAAAGCCTGGAACCCTACCTCGGGGACGCGATGGACCACTCCGTGGTGCTGGCCGCCATGGGCGGCTTGAGCGCCACGACTGCGATGACCGTCGCCTCCCGCTGGCGTGACCGCCGCTTCTGTTCCGAGGGCGCGTTCATCCAGGCGCTGCTCGAAGAGGAGGTCCGCTCCCTCGCCCCGTCCGCCGTCACTGCTTTGGCGTTGGTGCCCTTCGGCGAGCACCGCGTCGATTATCTTGGCCTCGTTGAGCGAGCGCTGCGTCAGATTCCCAGCGACGGCAAGCACATCGCAAAGACGTTGGGGCAGTTCCTGCGGGCACGACGCTTCAGCCGTGCCTCCTTCGAACGTCTCGACCAGACCGCCGGCGAACTGGACATCGACCTCTCAGGAACGCCGCTGGCCCCTGGCGTACGTCACATTGCTTTCCCGACGTCGCGCGAGCGCAACTCGGGACGGTGGACCCCGAATGAAGATCAGGACGATGTGCGGTTGGCACGTGCACGGCAGGTCAAGGACGCCCTCGCGGCGTGTGACCTCTCCACCGCCGAAGGCTGGGAGCAGGCCCGCCAACTGGTGCGCGCATCAGGCCATCTGCTTCAAATGGACCAGGTCATAGACCAAGCGGTTGCGGCGCCGCTGCGTGAACTCGACGACATGCTCGCCGCGTTCCAAGCCAACCCCAACCTCAACACATTCGACTACGCCCGAATGGTTCAGAGACTCGCCGAGCTGTCGCTGCTGCCACGGGCGGCACGCCGGCAACTGAGGCATCTCGCGGACACGGCTGCGGCGCGGTTCAGCCGGGAGCTGACCACCAAGGTCTACGACCCCATCGACCTGTCAGAACTCGCCAGGTTGGCTGGCGAACCTGATGCGGATCTGCTCGCGACGGCCCTTCGAGAACTCGGTTCACAGTCCGCCGTGCTTCCCCCCGAGGACTGCTATCACCTGGCAGCCCGAATCGCCCCGCGGCTTACTGGCGAGCAGGCGCAGATCGTCCTCGACGACTTCGGCATCATGCTGGCTGACCTCTCACCCGAGGACTCGGGCGACGGTGGCTTCGCCGACCTTCCCGCTGGACCGACCAGCACTGCGGAGTGCCTCGCAGGCTATCTGTGGGGCGTTCTCGGCGACCCTGAGCACGACACCAGGTGGCGAGCCGCACACTGCGTCCGGCTTCTCGTCGAACTCGACTGCCAAGAAGAACTGGACGCCCTCCTAGGCTTCGCGCTAGGTACGCTCGATGTGACCCCGTTTCACGATGCCCGTCTGCCCTTCTACGATCGGCACGCTCGCCAGTGGCTGCTCCTCGCTCTCGCACGAGCCGCTCAGGACCCCACCACGCATCGGACAGTCGCAGAGTTCGAGCCCTTGTTGCGGAAAGTGATTTTCGATGACGGACCGCATGTAGTGATGCAGGAGAGCGCGAAAACGATCTGTCTGGCCCTCGCCTTGTCTGGCCGCGGGATCCTGAGCGCGAAGGAACTCGCTATCGCGCGAGGGATCAACGTCCCGACAGAAATCCTAACTGAGTCGTGGGAGGAACGCGGGGCGAGAAGGAGAAACGCTGCGGAGGAGGAGGTCCGCGAATCCGAACCAAGCGGCTTCCATTTTTTCTGGGACTTCAAGGACGACTGGTGCAAGCCCCTCGGTGGAGCCTTTGGTATTTCCGAGGAGGCCGTCCTACGTCTCGCCGGTCACACGATCACGGACACCTGGCGGCTTCCCTACCGCGGCACCCGCGAGGACGACCCGCGCCACGCCCTCAGGTTGTATCGAGAAGGGAGCACCTTCGCTTACCGTACGACTCGGCCGGATGCCGACGACCTGGACTTCTATCTCTCGACTCATGCCTTGTGGACTGTGGCTGGGGAGTTGCTCAAGGTTCGTCCCGTGTGCCGGGACAGCGATGCGGACCTGGACGAGTTCACCGACTGGCTTCGGGATTTTCGTGTCACCCGGGACGATGGCAGATGGCTTGCCGACCGACGGGACCCCCCACCGCAGAGTGACTTGATAGGAGGGGATCGTCTGGATGCCGGCTGGGTTTGGCGGTTGAACAGCGGGCACTTCAGCGAGCGTCTCCTTTCGGATGACGGGTGGGTCAGGGCCTGGGAAAGCTCCGATGAGTCAGGCCATGAGGCTGCGCAGAAGGTCCTGATCCGTAGTGCCCTTGTCACTCCTGCGAAGGCTAGGGCGCTGGTACTCGCCCTGCAGACGGCCCCTTCGTACATGGGCTACCGCCTTCCCGACGCCACTGACAGCGACTACCAGCTCGATGTCCAGGGATTTCATCTGGCCGGTTGGGTCCTTGATCCTGACGGACATGAGGGGCTAGACCGTAAAGATCCACTGGCCGCAGGAATCAAGTACCCGCCCTATATGCCCTCTGAAGAAGTAGTCGATCTGCTCGGACTGGAACCGGACGCAGATATGCGCGAATGGAATCTGGC
This region of Streptomyces sp. NBC_00513 genomic DNA includes:
- a CDS encoding ASCH domain-containing protein, encoding MSDPERAMLLSVHPRFATAILAGTKTVEVRRQRVAAPPGTPVLLYATAPTMAIVGMARIVSVQVASPREVWIASRTSAGISRREYDDYMSGATRASGLSLEEPVAFEVPVPLAALRASGSFHPPQSYRYLTGEDLQKLAAATPSRSEALQEALGELVPA
- a CDS encoding very short patch repair endonuclease, whose translation is MGTSLNAVATVEQIQPGQTVPDRGAVTESAATSCPGVETKDSRRGVPSPRDANARRVMVAQRNRDTAPELALRRALHSLGFRYRVNMPIPGMPRRRADVTFTRWRTAVFVQGCFWHACQQHLHAPKHNSEWWRQKLEGNVRRDEETDAHLVHLGWLPLRIWEHEGVDDAVGRVTAALATRDHPRALRLGGQGMAK
- a CDS encoding GNAT family N-acetyltransferase; this translates as MIEVLPVTGEQPDMLGAAIALGNRYTKRLGLLTPPAYRKYADDGGLLVALAGGELVGYALFGLPKRSQHVRLVHLCVAEERRGKGIASRLIAELRRRQGHRLGIRARCRRDYGLSATWSGLGFVPKGEGLGRGGDKETLDTWWLDHGHEDLFAEAQSDALLVVTVDHTVFSGLRGAGAENAVEESRALEAGWLADLVELAYTPQLLLHVQAVEDREQRNHQRAGLSRLRVLTPDAAAVVARQQELITAVGKELPGVALDGDLRARLRYVAETSCAGLQVLVTREPEFVRLADIAWAVARVKVVSPAAVTLQVDELRQAQVYRPADLMGTAFSATEVEHGGEDGLVAFFERDGDGGVAFAEHLKGLSQGGVLWRRELLRDGEGHPVALYVWALDGPTLTVPILRTASHSLEETIARQLLFMLKRIGREREAQVVRITDPSLSRAAMAAAGGDGFVEDENGFTALLVDVCGPAEEVSTAAGQIAARLGSVTPRLDAHVSPEIASVAERVWWPAKLVDTALPSFIAPVKPRWSTELFNVPAMLVPRDDVLGISREHVYYRSPGHRGESVPARILWYVSEGIAGQQGKMVIGCSRLDEVVIGDPDVLFSQFEHLGVYGRAEVRGTAGDSGRVMALRFSDTELFPVQVTHSRLAALAKGLGLRLSLMSLSRISDALFQAVYEEGHRKT